One Hermetia illucens chromosome 4, iHerIll2.2.curated.20191125, whole genome shotgun sequence DNA segment encodes these proteins:
- the LOC119654850 gene encoding uncharacterized protein LOC119654850 has protein sequence MIFRQFMVRDCCEMFYRRFRYAIVAVLIILPLFSSATLTRQRRRPTLEQQLKNDRSPFPDQIAESTQFEPNHLISASYSANKEPGNVRHGKIIVKLAEPQKQDYTDPLSAVKSAEEYVQKALQLQAGIQKVAAQQQPLLAIQQQNVIEQKSKFPEYEVYENHQAQIGIQHSTQPNYDSYDYTEQASSSSSTQSLYSGYSTETYQHPKQPQQVNQPSDAKNADYQEQYPQAGNPDYYENTEHSTVKNLELYQQLLQPTADKADYYGPVHQPAEKSSTYHEHLAQSTRKPHPEYYQQHVQKHKSNFEDLHTENPLREEILKQIEESVNKYMKNLENGGKLPRGTVENENKNVYKPKERPQIPEKPTHPPLPNAGPVHDIVNNLNDNIQFIYKARTRPPIPQKISLNFDHNAALKNLQEFDLSHVLTGEQPAKPQQPQHSFAKDNYPEVNELRSQHFDNKPRNFNLHRENQNLNKNIQETSVRPVTNPYHAIAAKHSAEGNWQPVNPENIHTDNDSSYDTYNPKFNNNPDGFGYQHNYKVPDGRGNHSAKRHIKPTKRGRRGGNINPARNNFNLNKDIEANVALRPPPY, from the exons atccTTCCACTTTTCAGTTCAGCAACCCTAACAAGGCAGCGCAGACGGCCGACCTTAGAACAACAGCTTAAGAATGACCGATCTCCGTTTCCCGATCAAATAGCGGAGTCTACACAATTCGAACCAAACCATTTGATTTCAGCATCATACTCAGCCAATAAAGAGCCAG GAAATGTACGACATGGAAAAATCATTGTCAAGTTAGCAGAGCCACAAAAGCAGGATTACACCGACCCACTCTCTGCTGTGAAATCAGCTGAAGAATATGTACAGAAAGCCCTACAGCTTCAGGCTGGCATACAAAAAGTCGCTGCCCAACAGCAACCTCTTTTGGCGATCCAGCAACAAAATGTTATTGAACAAAAATCTAAATTCCCTGAATACGAAGTTTATGAGAACCATCAGGCGCAAATCGGTATTCAACACAGCACCCAGCCCAACTACGATTCATACGATTACACCGAACAAGCTTCGTCATCTTCATCCACTCAGAGCTTGTACAGCGGATACTCTACTGAAACCTACCAGCATCCAAAGCAACCACAACAAGTGAACCAGCCTTCTGACGCTAAGAACGCCGACTATCAGGAGCAATACCCTCAGGCAGGGAATCCTGATTACTATGAGAACACCGAGCATTCCACAGTGAAAAACCTAGAACTATACCAACAACTCCTGCAACCCACAGCTGATAAGGCCGACTACTATGGTCCAGTACACCAACCAGCTGAAAAGAGTTCGACATATCATGAACACTTAGCTCAGTCGACTAGGAAACCACATCCTGAATATTATCAGCAGCACGTCCAGAAGCACAAGTCCAATTTCGAGGACTTGCATACTGAAAATCCTCTTAGGGaggaaattttgaaacaaaTCGAGGAATCTGTCAACAAATATAtgaaaaaccttgaaaacggaGGAAAACTACCCCGTGGCACAGTtgagaatgaaaataaaaatgtctATAAACCCAAGGAGAGGCCTCAGATCCCTGAGAAACCAACACATCCCCCTTTGCCCAATGCTGGTCCGGTCCATGACATTGTGAACAATTTAAACGATAACATTCAATTCATCTATAAAGCCAGGACTAGGCCGCCGATCCCTCAGAAGATTTCCCTGAACTTTGATCATAACGCAGCCTTGAAAAATTTACAGGAGTTTGACCTATCCCATGTCCTTACTGGTGAACAACCTGCTAAGCCTCAACAGCCGCAACACTCATTTGCCAAAGACAACTATCCTGAAGTCAACGAACTCAGATCCCAACATTTCGATAACAAACCACGAAATTTCAATTTACATCGGGAAAACCAAAACTTAAACAAGAACATCCAGGAGACAAGTGTCAGGCCGGTCACGAATCCTTATCACGCTATCGCGGCGAAACACTCAGCTGAGGGCAACTGGCAACCGGTGAATCCTGAGAATATTCATACCGATAACGACAGCAGCTACGACACCTACAACCCTAAATTCAATAATAACCCGGACGGGTTTGGGTACCAGCACAACTATAAAGTGCCTGACGGTCGTGGCAACCATTCGGCCAAACGACATATCAAACCTACGAAGCGAGGAAGACGTGGAGGAAATATAAATCCTGCaaggaataattttaatttgaataaggATATAGAGGCGAATGTGGCTCTGAGACCTCCTCCATATTAA